A window from Primulina huaijiensis isolate GDHJ02 chromosome 11, ASM1229523v2, whole genome shotgun sequence encodes these proteins:
- the LOC140988863 gene encoding annexin-like protein RJ4 — MATLIFPDQPCPVADAEALRKACQGWGTDEKAIISILGHRNETQRKLIRQAYEDLYHEDLVKTLESELSGDFEKAVYRWILDPQDRDAVLLHAAIKKSLVLDYRVIVEIACIRSPEELLAIKRAYRIRFKHSLEEDLAQHTTAHIRQFLVGLVSIYRYNGDEINERLANSEAQILQNAIKEKAFHDEEVVRIITTRSKNQVLATLNQFKDDHGSSITKLLRDDPSSDFLSALRTAIRCISDHQKYYEKVIRKALNTVGTDEESLSRVVVTSAEKDLKEIKDLFHKRNSVTLEHAVAKDTSGDYKAFILALLGND, encoded by the exons ATGGCTACCTTAATTTTCCCTGATCAACCTTGTCCTGTTGCAGATGCTGAAGCTCTTAGAAAAGCTTGCCAAG GGTGGGGAACCGATGAGAAAGCAATAATTTCAATTCTGGGACATAGAAATGAGACCCAAAGAAAACTGATAAGACAAGCCTACGAGGATTTGTACCACGAGGATCTCGTCAAAACCCTAGAATCTGAGCTTTCTGGCGATTTTGAG aAAGCTGTATATAGATGGATATTGGATCCACAAGATCGTGATGCTGTATTATTACATGCTGCCATCAAGAAATCACTGGTCCTTGACTACCGTGTGATTGTCGAAATCGCATGCATTCGATCACCCGAAGAGCTTTTAGCTATCAAACGAGCCTACCGAATTCGCTTCAAGCATTCCTTGGAGGAAGACTTGGCGCAACACACTACTGCCCACATTCGTCAG TTTTTGGTTGGTTTGGTGAGTATATATAGGTACAATGGTGATGAAATCAATGAAAGGCTAGCAAATTCTGAGGCTCAAATTCTCCAAAATGCTATCAAGGAGAAGGCATTTCACGATGAAGAAGTTGTGAGAATCATAACCACAAGAAGTAAAAATCAGGTTTTGGCAACTCTAAATCAATTCAAAGATGATCATGGTTCTTCAATAACTAAG cTTTTGAGAGACGACCCATCCAGCGATTTCTTGTCTGCATTACGTACAGCAATTCGGTGCATTAGTGATCATCAAAAGTACTATGAAAAG GTAATTCGGAAAGCGTTAAACACAGTCGGGACGGATGAGGAGTCGCTCAGTCGAGTTGTAGTCACATCGGCTGAGAAAGATTTGAAGGAGATAAAGGATCTTTTTCATAAGAGAAATAGTGTAACTCTTGAGCATGCAGTGGCAAAGGATACTTCTGGGGACTACAAAGCATTCATTCTCGCTTTGCTAGGAAATGATTAG